Proteins from one Acidobacteriota bacterium genomic window:
- a CDS encoding DUF885 domain-containing protein encodes MKMLFTILTISTLLTPGLLFAAGKSEDEKFELLANGYIESFLKQNPETATTLGDHQFDDKLTDRSRSGYKQRLKLNVETLKSLSAINPARLSAVNRIDYKILQSNVEAEIFEIETLREHEWNPMLYNPGDALFSLVSRDFSPLKIRLGNLKKRLEAVPDLVASAQSNLRNPPKIYTETAILQNKGTISLISEDLDLFLSPAPEMKDELRSAREKAAKALEEYGVWLEKDLLPKSTGDFRIGDKNFRAKLRFTLESNFTKEELLKRCESELKQTQETMFATALPLFKKAFPEVTDAKKLEDRKYVIKSVLDKLAEDRPNNETIVPLATKQLKECTEFVRTQQLMTVPDEPVKIIEMPEFQRGVAVAYCDSPGALEKNGETFFTISPTPTDWPAARVTSYFKEYNNYMTQNLTIHEAMPGHYLQLMHANKFKAPTMVRAIFSSGTFVEGWATYAEQLMAEKGFGGPSVKMQQLKMRLRLIINAMIDQKIHTAGMTEKEAMDLMMNEGFQEEGEAAGKWRRACLSSCQLSTYFVGNLEVNDIRRAYEVKLGTNANLKAMHDEMLSFGSPAPKYVKELMKL; translated from the coding sequence ATGAAAATGCTCTTCACCATTTTGACAATTAGCACACTCCTTACCCCCGGTTTGCTGTTTGCGGCGGGAAAATCAGAAGATGAAAAATTCGAACTCCTGGCAAATGGCTATATCGAGTCATTTCTAAAACAAAACCCTGAGACAGCTACGACCCTGGGCGATCATCAATTTGACGATAAGCTGACAGACCGGAGTCGAAGCGGGTACAAACAGCGTCTCAAGCTCAATGTTGAAACCCTCAAGTCGTTGAGCGCGATCAATCCAGCTCGCCTGAGTGCTGTTAACCGCATTGACTACAAGATTTTGCAGTCCAATGTCGAAGCTGAGATTTTTGAAATTGAAACCCTACGCGAACATGAATGGAACCCGATGCTGTACAATCCGGGTGATGCGTTGTTTTCACTGGTATCGCGTGATTTTAGTCCTCTGAAAATTCGGCTGGGGAACTTGAAAAAGCGACTTGAAGCCGTTCCTGACCTGGTTGCCAGCGCTCAATCCAATCTGCGAAATCCGCCCAAAATTTATACTGAAACCGCCATTTTACAGAACAAAGGCACCATCAGCCTGATTTCCGAGGATCTGGATTTGTTTCTTTCTCCAGCGCCGGAAATGAAAGACGAACTCCGATCAGCCCGCGAAAAGGCGGCAAAGGCGCTTGAAGAATATGGCGTCTGGCTTGAAAAAGACCTCCTGCCGAAATCAACTGGTGATTTCCGCATCGGTGACAAAAATTTTCGGGCGAAACTTCGATTCACGCTTGAATCAAATTTCACCAAAGAAGAGCTGCTGAAGCGGTGTGAAAGCGAATTGAAACAAACCCAGGAAACGATGTTTGCCACCGCCTTGCCGCTCTTTAAAAAGGCATTTCCCGAAGTGACCGATGCCAAAAAACTGGAAGATCGCAAATATGTCATTAAGTCGGTGCTGGATAAACTCGCCGAGGACCGCCCCAATAACGAAACCATCGTACCGCTGGCGACCAAACAACTGAAGGAATGCACTGAATTTGTACGCACTCAGCAATTGATGACCGTTCCGGATGAACCAGTCAAAATCATTGAAATGCCTGAATTTCAGCGCGGTGTGGCTGTGGCCTATTGCGATTCTCCTGGTGCGCTGGAAAAAAACGGGGAGACATTTTTCACCATTTCTCCAACTCCCACAGACTGGCCAGCCGCTCGGGTCACGTCATATTTCAAAGAATACAACAATTACATGACCCAAAATCTGACCATCCACGAGGCGATGCCAGGGCATTACCTGCAATTGATGCATGCCAATAAGTTCAAAGCGCCGACGATGGTCCGGGCCATTTTTTCAAGCGGCACCTTTGTCGAAGGATGGGCGACGTATGCCGAGCAATTGATGGCTGAAAAAGGGTTTGGCGGGCCATCAGTCAAAATGCAGCAACTCAAAATGCGGTTGCGGCTCATCATCAATGCCATGATTGATCAGAAAATTCACACGGCGGGGATGACTGAAAAAGAAGCAATGGACTTGATGATGAATGAAGGCTTTCAGGAGGAAGGTGAAGCGGCAGGAAAATGGCGTCGGGCCTGTTTGTCATCGTGCCAGTTGTCAACCTACTTTGTGGGAAACCTCGAAGTGAACGACATCCGCCGGGCCTATGAAGTCAAACTCGGCACGAATGCCAACCTCAAAGCCATGCACGATGAAATGCTGTCGTTTGGTTCGCCTGCTCCCAAATATGTGAAGGAGTTGATGAAACTCTGA
- a CDS encoding acyl-CoA dehydrogenase family protein: MTHFTEYRGIEGINYFDQDRGLQLLLRDWLPEVLREEIFASLQNCAGHVTDHWFMLAQEGNRPEQLPRIVNFDRVGNRVDGIDFGPHTRQLRRDVAQETGLFTRTRNDLHHFALIYFLAHNGEASLTCPISCTDGLIRAIVAKGSEYLKATYLEPLCSAHTPFAGAQFVTERVGGSDVGAIEMEARPNEDGTWSLTGDKWFCSNPDEFFAVAARPTGAPAGTDGVALFMVPRVLPDGTQNRIVYHRLKDKLGTRSLPTAELVFDGATGWLIGDAHDGFKTLMHYVLNTSRIHNAVNASGFLRRAFLEGRNYARQRTAFGQTIENYPLVQETLVTLLERVWRYRLLTFKLISLVDEHGLSPADTDQSMWQRFLVNLAKYRTAENLTASIHDATMLFGGNGIVEDFTILPRLVRDAMIIETWEGAHNTLCLQILRDAARSTLFDRWQAEIQRVLDLWPVDFLAQTKARFISVLAQVKAVLDQKANRDRQWVAVHARRMVDSLGSLLEVAWMVELAVTHREADATPAVLAAVAVRDVFASEDRFESLLPETLWPHVTTLIDETPFQMDVSNI; encoded by the coding sequence ATGACACATTTTACTGAGTATCGAGGCATTGAAGGCATTAACTATTTTGATCAGGATCGAGGTCTTCAGCTTTTATTGCGTGACTGGTTACCTGAGGTGCTCCGGGAAGAAATTTTTGCATCGTTGCAAAACTGTGCCGGGCACGTGACAGACCACTGGTTTATGCTGGCCCAGGAAGGGAATCGGCCCGAACAGTTGCCCCGAATTGTGAATTTTGATCGGGTTGGAAACCGGGTTGATGGGATTGATTTTGGGCCGCACACTCGACAGTTGCGGCGCGACGTGGCCCAGGAAACAGGGCTGTTTACCCGAACACGCAACGATTTACACCACTTTGCCCTGATCTATTTTCTTGCGCACAACGGCGAAGCCTCACTCACGTGCCCGATTAGCTGTACCGATGGGCTCATCCGGGCCATCGTCGCTAAAGGGTCGGAATATTTAAAAGCGACTTATCTGGAGCCGTTGTGTTCGGCTCATACTCCTTTTGCGGGTGCGCAGTTTGTCACCGAACGAGTTGGCGGCTCCGACGTCGGCGCCATTGAGATGGAAGCCCGGCCCAATGAAGACGGCACCTGGTCGCTCACCGGCGATAAATGGTTTTGTTCGAATCCAGATGAATTTTTTGCCGTGGCGGCTCGCCCAACGGGTGCGCCGGCTGGAACTGACGGAGTTGCTCTGTTCATGGTGCCGCGTGTTTTACCTGATGGCACACAGAACCGAATTGTTTACCATCGGTTAAAAGACAAATTGGGAACCCGCTCACTCCCAACGGCAGAACTGGTATTTGACGGAGCCACCGGCTGGTTGATTGGTGACGCCCACGATGGCTTTAAAACCTTGATGCACTATGTGCTCAATACCTCGCGCATTCACAACGCGGTCAATGCAAGTGGTTTTTTGCGCCGGGCGTTTCTGGAAGGTCGAAATTATGCCCGTCAGCGGACTGCTTTTGGGCAGACGATTGAAAATTACCCGCTGGTCCAGGAAACACTGGTCACGCTCCTTGAACGGGTCTGGCGGTATCGGTTGCTGACCTTCAAGTTGATTTCGCTGGTAGATGAACATGGGCTTTCGCCAGCCGACACGGACCAATCCATGTGGCAGCGGTTTCTGGTCAATCTGGCCAAGTATCGAACGGCGGAAAACCTGACGGCTTCGATTCACGATGCCACCATGCTGTTTGGAGGCAATGGCATTGTCGAAGATTTCACCATATTACCACGCCTGGTACGCGATGCGATGATCATCGAAACCTGGGAAGGTGCGCATAACACACTGTGTTTGCAGATTTTACGCGACGCTGCCCGGTCAACGCTCTTTGATCGCTGGCAGGCTGAAATTCAACGTGTGCTGGATCTTTGGCCAGTTGATTTTCTAGCTCAAACCAAAGCCCGCTTCATCAGTGTGCTGGCTCAAGTCAAAGCAGTTCTGGACCAGAAAGCCAATCGAGATCGGCAGTGGGTTGCCGTGCATGCCCGTCGGATGGTGGACTCGCTCGGGAGTCTCCTCGAAGTTGCCTGGATGGTTGAACTTGCCGTAACGCATCGCGAAGCGGATGCCACCCCGGCAGTATTGGCCGCCGTGGCTGTCCGCGATGTCTTTGCGTCTGAAGACCGTTTTGAAAGCCTGCTGCCGGAAACGCTCTGGCCGCACGTGACCACACTCATTGACGAAACACCCTTTCAAATGGACGTTTCAAATATCTGA
- a CDS encoding bifunctional 5,10-methylenetetrahydrofolate dehydrogenase/5,10-methenyltetrahydrofolate cyclohydrolase: protein MSARLLDGKLVGQKLKQDAAEKAAFLTGRGVKPGLAAVLVGDNPASRTYVGSKVKTCAELGLYSEKIVLPVETSTDELLAVVRTLNERKDIHGILVQLPLPPHIDAEAILWAVDPAKDVDGFHPVNAGKLLLKQPGFVACTPAGIIEMLKFYDIPIRGSRAVVIGRSTIVGLPMSLLLLHRDATVTICHSRTKDLPRVAQEADLLIAAIGRTAFVTEEHIRSGAVVIDVGINQVSTEADVAEYFGDDPARQADLAKKGYTLIGDVHPRHAIAKAADFTPVPGGVGPLTIAMLMQNTVRAAEWISGIKL, encoded by the coding sequence GTGTCTGCTCGATTGCTTGATGGAAAACTGGTTGGCCAAAAACTTAAACAGGACGCGGCTGAAAAGGCGGCTTTTTTAACCGGACGCGGGGTAAAACCTGGGTTGGCCGCTGTGCTGGTTGGCGATAATCCGGCGTCGCGAACTTATGTTGGGAGCAAAGTCAAAACCTGTGCTGAACTGGGTCTGTATTCGGAAAAAATTGTTCTGCCAGTTGAAACCAGCACGGATGAATTACTGGCGGTGGTTCGGACCTTGAACGAACGTAAAGACATCCACGGGATTTTGGTTCAACTGCCGTTGCCACCACACATTGACGCTGAAGCGATTCTCTGGGCAGTGGACCCGGCCAAAGATGTGGATGGATTTCATCCAGTCAATGCTGGGAAGCTTTTGCTGAAACAACCAGGATTTGTTGCCTGCACCCCGGCAGGCATTATTGAAATGCTCAAGTTTTATGACATCCCGATTCGCGGCAGTCGGGCGGTAGTGATTGGTCGCAGCACCATTGTCGGTCTGCCGATGTCGCTCCTGCTGTTGCATCGTGATGCCACCGTGACAATCTGCCACTCGCGCACCAAAGACTTGCCCAGGGTTGCCCAGGAAGCTGATTTGCTGATTGCGGCGATTGGGCGAACGGCATTTGTCACTGAGGAACACATTCGGTCTGGCGCGGTTGTGATTGATGTCGGGATCAATCAGGTTTCAACCGAGGCTGATGTCGCTGAATATTTTGGCGATGACCCAGCCCGGCAGGCTGATTTGGCCAAAAAAGGATACACCTTAATCGGAGACGTCCACCCACGTCATGCGATTGCGAAAGCTGCTGATTTTACACCGGTTCCAGGTGGGGTTGGCCCACTTACCATTGCTATGTTGATGCAAAACACCGTTCGCGCCGCCGAATGGATTTCAGGGATCAAGCTTTAG